One window of Candidatus Mycobacterium wuenschmannii genomic DNA carries:
- a CDS encoding FmdB family zinc ribbon protein produces MPTYSYACTECGDRFDVVQAFSDDALTTCEKCSGRLRKLFGNVGVVFKGSGFYRNDSREASKNTGGGSSSSASSEGSKSSSDSSGSSSESSSSSASEKSSSSGDSSKSSSGSSSSSSSSKSPATTSS; encoded by the coding sequence GTGCCGACTTACAGCTACGCGTGTACCGAGTGCGGTGATCGCTTCGATGTGGTCCAGGCTTTCAGCGACGACGCGCTGACCACGTGCGAGAAGTGCTCGGGCCGGTTACGCAAGCTGTTCGGCAACGTCGGCGTCGTCTTCAAGGGCAGCGGCTTCTACCGCAACGACAGCCGCGAGGCGTCCAAGAACACCGGCGGGGGCTCGTCTTCGAGCGCTAGCTCCGAGGGTTCCAAGTCCAGCTCTGATAGTTCCGGCTCGAGCTCCGAGAGCTCCAGCTCCTCCGCGTCCGAGAAGTCGAGCTCGTCGGGCGATTCGTCGAAGTCGTCCTCCGGCTCTTCGTCCTCGTCATCG